The following proteins are co-located in the Camelina sativa cultivar DH55 chromosome 12, Cs, whole genome shotgun sequence genome:
- the LOC104734025 gene encoding uncharacterized protein LOC104734025: protein MPPRPNMPPGATGLSSNGASSSNNVTLEALINAPARQDQPHLHPQKVNGALWYDFSNFMGPWWNWSTVPQNKKDEWWQDFVQNYYWDKVHHNLVYSKWKTEVLDSVCDWISSKKRDNIKPKYISQVDWDWMVVNWATEEMVEKSKTNTKNRLSNPDGKGIHKHCAGPVAFANIEYNLKLKSGKDEPVPYTDLLRQTHMRKDRTYVDYRAKSIVEEVELTVSQLEAADGSPLPSHTHLINQTFLEINKPKKGCNYGLGSAQDKDVSPNETSHLTRNLDVDMRLSSLETNVEAVKADLAMLKENVMMLKDDMKVVKECAASMKASTHVILRGIGIDPITHKWITPSSSRPMVSESVPASTSLQPQNNNNEE from the exons ATGCCACCGAGACCTAACATGCCACCAGGAGCTACTGGTTTATCTTCTAATGGTGCTAGCAGTTCTAATAATGTTACCCTTGAGGCACTAATTAATGCACCAGCAAGGCAAGACCAGCCACACCTCCATCCTCAGAAGGTCAACGGAGCTTTATGGTATGATTTT AGCAATTTCATGGGACCTTGGTGGAATTGGTCCACAGTTCCTCAGAACAAAAAGGATGAGTGGTGGCAGGATTTTGTG CAAAATTATTACTGGGATAAGGTGCACCACAATTTAGTATATAGCAAATGGAAGACTGAGGTTCTCGATTCAGTTTGTGATTGGATTAGCTCAAAAAAGAGAGACAACATAAAACCCAAATACATTAGCCAAGTAGATTGGGACTGGATGGTGGTGAATTGGGCAACGGAAGAGATGGTTGAAAAGTCCAAGACCAACACGAAAAATCGCCTTTCTAATCCTGATGGCAAAGGGATACATAAGCATTGTGCTGGCCCTGTTGCATTTGCCAACATTGAGTACAATTTG aAGCTTAAGTCTGGGAAAGATGAACCGGTACCATACACAGACCTTCTACGTCAGACACACATGCGCAAAGATAGAACATATGTTGACTATCGTGCAAAGTCCATTGTAGAAGAAGTCGAGCTAACTGTATCCCAACTTGAAGCTGCTGATGGATCTCCACTTCCTTCTCACACTCATCTCATCAACCAAACATTTCTGGAG ataaataaaccaaaaaaaggttGTAATTATGGACTGGGCAGCGCTCAAGATAAAGATGTCAGCCCAAACGAGACTTCACATCTTACCCGCAATCTTGACGTGGATATGCGGTTATCTAGCTTGGAGACTAATGTAGAAGCAGTTAAAGCAGATTTGGCAATGCTGAAAGAAAATGTGATGATGCTGAAGGATGACATGAAGGTGGTAAAGGAATGTGCAGCATCAATGAAAGCTTCAACACATGTCATTCTAAGGGGTATTGGAATTGATCCCATAACTCACAAATGGATCACACCCTCAAGTTCTCGTCCCATGGTTAGTGAATCAGTCCCTGCCTCCACTTCTCTACAACCTCAGAACAATAATAATGAGGAATGA